A genome region from Natronosalvus rutilus includes the following:
- a CDS encoding thiolase C-terminal domain-containing protein — protein MERVAIIGASMTQFGQREAWIRDLLAEAGIAALEDAGVASDAVEHCYVANMSSGEFEGQGGIMNMLAHDLDLLPAYAQRVDQTSSSGGAGIYAAWQSVASGASEMTLLVGGEKMTHRTTGESTDIIASITHPEEYKHGVTLPSFAGMTARHYLERFDAPRESLGKVAVKNHKNGADNPHAQFRKEVDLETVLESPIVADPLRLYDFCPITDGSAGLVFCPESVAKEYADEYAVVAGVAGATDTHVVHERPDPTMMNGVVESGEAAYEMSGYGPEDVDVAELHDMFTILEFLQMEGLGFADHGEAWKRVEAGDTERDTGDLPINTSGGLKSKGHPLGASGVAQGVEIYEQLVGEAGPRQVDAEVGLCCNVGGFGNCVITTIMEVAA, from the coding sequence ATGGAACGCGTTGCGATCATCGGCGCGTCGATGACCCAGTTCGGCCAGCGCGAGGCGTGGATCCGCGACCTCCTCGCCGAGGCTGGCATCGCCGCCCTCGAGGATGCCGGCGTCGCTTCCGACGCCGTCGAGCACTGCTACGTCGCGAACATGTCTAGCGGCGAGTTTGAGGGCCAGGGCGGCATCATGAACATGCTCGCTCACGACCTCGATCTCCTGCCGGCGTACGCCCAGCGGGTCGATCAGACGTCCTCGAGCGGCGGGGCCGGCATTTACGCCGCCTGGCAGTCCGTCGCCAGCGGGGCCAGCGAGATGACCCTGCTCGTCGGCGGCGAGAAGATGACCCACCGGACCACGGGGGAGTCGACCGACATCATCGCCTCGATCACCCACCCCGAGGAGTACAAACACGGCGTCACCCTGCCCTCCTTCGCCGGAATGACCGCTCGCCACTACCTCGAGCGCTTCGACGCGCCCCGGGAGAGCCTCGGAAAGGTCGCCGTGAAGAATCACAAAAATGGCGCCGACAACCCTCACGCTCAGTTCCGCAAGGAAGTGGACCTGGAGACCGTCCTCGAGTCGCCTATCGTAGCCGACCCGCTGCGTCTCTACGACTTCTGCCCGATTACCGACGGCAGCGCTGGCCTCGTGTTCTGTCCGGAATCGGTCGCGAAGGAGTACGCCGACGAGTACGCCGTCGTCGCGGGCGTCGCCGGGGCAACCGATACCCACGTCGTCCACGAGCGCCCCGACCCCACCATGATGAACGGCGTCGTCGAGAGCGGTGAGGCCGCCTACGAGATGAGCGGGTACGGCCCCGAGGACGTCGACGTCGCCGAACTCCACGACATGTTCACCATCCTCGAGTTCCTGCAGATGGAGGGACTCGGCTTCGCCGACCACGGCGAGGCCTGGAAGCGCGTCGAGGCGGGCGACACGGAACGCGATACCGGCGACCTCCCGATCAACACTTCCGGCGGCCTCAAGTCCAAGGGCCACCCCCTCGGCGCAAGCGGCGTCGCCCAGGGCGTCGAAATCTACGAGCAACTCGTCGGCGAGGCCGGCCCGCGCCAGGTCGATGCGGAGGTCGGCCTCTGCTGTAACGTAGGTGGATTCGGTAACTGCGTCATTACGACGATCATGGAGGTTGCAGCATGA
- a CDS encoding DsrE family protein, producing the protein MQLGLILETNDPERVWNAFRLANTALDAGHTVETFLLGDGVEAPDLEHEKFNPHGVMRKYTNNDGTLFACGTCMDSRDIEPDDLRPRSTMDDCLRIVEDADKVLTIG; encoded by the coding sequence ATGCAGCTTGGACTGATCCTGGAGACGAACGATCCGGAACGAGTCTGGAACGCGTTTCGACTGGCGAATACGGCTCTCGACGCGGGACACACGGTGGAGACGTTCCTTCTGGGAGATGGGGTTGAGGCACCCGATCTCGAACACGAGAAGTTCAACCCCCACGGGGTGATGCGCAAGTACACGAACAACGACGGAACGCTGTTTGCGTGTGGCACCTGTATGGACTCGCGAGATATCGAACCGGACGACCTCCGACCACGGTCAACGATGGACGATTGCTTGCGAATCGTGGAGGACGCCGATAAGGTGCTCACAATCGGTTGA
- a CDS encoding DUF7344 domain-containing protein, translated as MRESPIAFNTVLELCGAEHRRIILAVLATEQRPLTVNDLRRTILKYNHHTPVTDASEEVLTGIRASLHHAHIPKLESAGVINYDTERQLVEPREQFDQLQPHLSAILGTDPNLNEPIKL; from the coding sequence ATGAGAGAGAGTCCTATTGCGTTCAACACAGTGCTCGAGTTGTGTGGAGCTGAGCACCGTCGCATCATCCTCGCGGTACTCGCAACAGAACAGCGTCCGTTGACGGTGAATGACCTCAGGAGAACGATTCTTAAGTATAATCATCATACGCCAGTTACCGACGCGTCTGAAGAGGTGCTAACGGGTATTCGGGCCTCGCTGCACCATGCGCACATCCCGAAGCTCGAATCAGCAGGCGTCATCAACTACGATACGGAACGTCAACTCGTGGAACCAAGGGAACAGTTCGACCAGTTACAGCCCCATCTATCTGCCATCCTCGGTACTGATCCGAATCTTAACGAACCAATTAAGTTGTGA
- a CDS encoding helix-turn-helix domain-containing protein produces MATEASFTVPSSEFPLGTVFEQLPEVSVELERIIPARDVVIPYFWVRGTRVGNVEEAFLEHPGVKEIQFIDSVEDEHLLRVEWTLDYDDVLTTLTETQIALIEAVGTDEQWTFDIRGDTRGDIAEFQSRCRELDIPITLTELHALTPLETGTEAALTDTQQEALVLAYERGYFESPREATMEELGDELGITQQAVASRLRRGIKHILGSTLSDVSTPSR; encoded by the coding sequence ATGGCTACAGAGGCTTCCTTTACCGTCCCGTCCAGTGAGTTCCCGCTGGGGACGGTGTTCGAGCAACTGCCGGAAGTGTCAGTCGAACTGGAGCGAATTATCCCTGCTCGAGACGTGGTGATCCCCTACTTCTGGGTGCGGGGAACGAGAGTTGGTAACGTCGAAGAGGCGTTCTTGGAGCACCCGGGCGTGAAGGAAATCCAGTTCATAGATTCCGTCGAAGACGAGCATCTGTTGCGCGTCGAGTGGACGCTGGATTACGATGACGTGTTAACCACGCTGACGGAGACGCAGATCGCCCTCATCGAAGCCGTTGGGACGGACGAGCAGTGGACGTTCGATATTCGTGGTGACACCCGTGGCGATATCGCTGAGTTTCAATCCCGGTGTCGGGAGTTAGATATCCCGATCACGCTCACGGAACTACACGCACTCACGCCTCTTGAAACGGGTACCGAGGCAGCCCTTACCGACACCCAACAGGAGGCGCTGGTACTGGCCTACGAGCGCGGGTACTTCGAATCCCCGCGCGAAGCGACGATGGAAGAACTCGGCGACGAACTCGGCATTACACAGCAAGCCGTCGCATCCAGACTCCGGCGCGGAATCAAACACATCCTCGGAAGTACGCTATCCGACGTATCGACTCCCTCTCGGTAG
- a CDS encoding HalOD1 output domain-containing protein encodes MCNEDPSDYSMTSPNPNSSGDSTNSVRIKCWYDEDTPPSITIVRAIAVIEDVDPMDSPTALGMTLYDHIDPTALDRLLNDTADRTGVTVDLTLHNGHQYAVQIPDGGELVVEKPA; translated from the coding sequence ATGTGTAACGAAGATCCGAGTGACTACAGTATGACTTCGCCAAATCCAAACTCCTCTGGCGACTCGACCAACTCGGTTCGCATCAAATGTTGGTACGACGAAGACACGCCGCCGAGTATCACTATCGTGCGAGCGATCGCTGTCATCGAGGACGTCGATCCGATGGACTCTCCGACAGCCCTCGGAATGACACTTTACGACCACATTGATCCAACAGCACTCGACCGACTCCTCAACGATACTGCCGACAGAACCGGCGTTACTGTTGATCTTACGCTTCACAACGGCCATCAGTACGCCGTGCAGATTCCAGATGGGGGAGAGCTCGTCGTCGAAAAGCCCGCCTGA
- a CDS encoding ArsR/SmtB family transcription factor, with protein sequence MSSNDDVFQALADSTRRLILEELTDNSEQTLYELCVRLTMEHDIDMSRQGVSNHLEVLEEAGLIASSRRGKYKVLEFAGADQIEAVATWLDRLAEKNTDTETEKR encoded by the coding sequence GTGTCTTCCAACGACGACGTATTCCAGGCGCTGGCCGACAGTACCCGCCGGTTGATCCTCGAAGAACTGACAGACAACAGCGAGCAGACGCTCTACGAACTCTGCGTGCGCCTCACCATGGAGCACGACATCGACATGTCCCGGCAAGGGGTCAGCAACCACCTCGAGGTCCTCGAGGAGGCCGGACTAATCGCCTCGAGTCGTCGGGGCAAGTACAAGGTCCTGGAGTTCGCGGGCGCAGACCAAATCGAGGCGGTAGCGACCTGGCTAGACCGTCTAGCCGAGAAAAACACTGACACGGAAACTGAGAAAAGGTAA
- a CDS encoding VOC family protein — MEITVTSVPVDDQQKALEFYTNVLGFEKKTDEPVGEASWLTLVGPDSPDGVELLLEPTENPTIDEELEAYRDALVTNGIPWTMFGCEDVEAEYERLSEHGVEFTQEPMTAGNVTMAVFDDTCGNLIQLVQQ; from the coding sequence ATGGAAATCACCGTAACGAGCGTACCCGTAGATGACCAGCAGAAGGCCCTGGAATTCTACACGAACGTCCTCGGTTTCGAGAAGAAGACCGACGAACCAGTAGGCGAAGCGAGTTGGCTAACCTTGGTCGGGCCAGACTCGCCCGACGGCGTTGAACTGCTCTTAGAACCCACAGAGAACCCAACGATTGACGAGGAACTCGAGGCATACCGCGATGCACTCGTCACCAACGGCATCCCCTGGACCATGTTCGGATGCGAGGATGTCGAGGCCGAGTACGAACGCCTGAGCGAGCACGGTGTCGAGTTTACTCAGGAGCCGATGACCGCCGGGAACGTTACGATGGCCGTCTTCGACGACACGTGCGGGAACCTCATTCAGCTCGTGCAGCAGTGA
- the hflX gene encoding GTPase HflX produces MNERTHERTSADATADERAIVAKRVDSGVPDTEEISDLARAAGYTVVDEVTQTRTADAALQLGEGKANELAETVRRADAETVIFDNRLGPYQTYNLGQLLPEGVTVMDRFTLILEIFGQRAQTRKAQLQVELAELRYELPRVEAKASLAKRDEHPGFMGLGEYDESREQDIKDQISRIRDELDQIEQTEEHRRERRRDSGFDLVALAGYTNAGKSTLLRRLARDLEVEENEDLHPDLDATAESQDKLFTTLGTTTRRADIEPRNVLVTDTVGFISDLPHWLVESFKSTLDSVYRADLVLLVVDVSEPVEEIHEKLVTSHDTLYERNEAPIVTVLNKIDRVSDEDLAEKREALSALAPNPVAVSAQEGSNVDALLERIDEELPDWERERLVVPMTDDTMSLVSWIHDHASVDDVTYGDDDVVISFLARPAVIDQARARASDLQAAEV; encoded by the coding sequence ATGAACGAACGCACACACGAACGGACGAGTGCGGACGCGACGGCGGACGAACGAGCGATCGTCGCCAAACGCGTCGACTCCGGCGTGCCCGACACCGAGGAGATTTCGGACCTCGCCCGTGCGGCCGGGTACACCGTCGTCGACGAGGTTACCCAGACCAGAACGGCGGATGCCGCCCTCCAGCTAGGCGAGGGAAAGGCGAACGAGCTGGCGGAGACGGTCCGGCGGGCCGACGCCGAGACGGTCATCTTCGACAACCGGCTCGGGCCCTACCAGACGTACAATCTCGGACAGCTCCTTCCCGAGGGAGTCACGGTCATGGACCGATTCACGCTGATCCTCGAGATATTCGGCCAGCGCGCCCAGACCCGGAAGGCCCAGCTGCAGGTCGAACTCGCCGAACTCCGGTACGAACTCCCGCGCGTCGAGGCGAAGGCGAGCCTCGCCAAACGGGACGAACACCCCGGTTTCATGGGGCTCGGGGAGTACGACGAGAGCCGCGAACAGGACATCAAGGACCAGATCAGCCGGATCAGGGACGAACTGGACCAGATCGAGCAGACCGAGGAGCACCGACGCGAACGACGCCGCGACTCCGGATTCGACCTCGTCGCCCTGGCGGGGTACACCAATGCCGGCAAATCGACGCTGCTCCGACGCCTGGCGCGAGATCTCGAGGTCGAGGAGAACGAGGACCTCCACCCGGACCTCGACGCTACCGCCGAATCGCAGGACAAACTCTTTACAACCCTTGGGACCACGACTCGACGGGCGGACATCGAGCCCCGGAACGTGCTCGTGACCGACACGGTCGGATTCATCAGCGACCTGCCCCACTGGCTCGTCGAGTCGTTCAAGTCGACCCTCGATTCGGTCTACCGGGCCGACCTCGTCTTGCTCGTTGTCGACGTGAGCGAACCGGTCGAGGAGATCCACGAGAAGCTCGTCACCAGTCACGACACGCTCTACGAGCGCAACGAGGCGCCCATCGTCACCGTCCTCAACAAGATCGACCGCGTCAGCGACGAGGACCTCGCCGAGAAACGCGAGGCACTCTCGGCGCTGGCACCGAACCCGGTCGCCGTCAGCGCCCAGGAAGGGAGCAACGTCGACGCGTTGCTCGAGCGCATCGACGAAGAACTCCCCGACTGGGAACGCGAGCGCCTCGTGGTGCCGATGACCGACGACACGATGAGCCTCGTCTCCTGGATCCACGACCACGCCAGCGTCGACGACGTGACCTACGGCGACGACGACGTCGTAATCTCGTTCCTGGCCCGGCCTGCAGTGATCGACCAGGCACGGGCTCGAGCGAGCGACCTCCAGGCGGCGGAGGTCTGA
- a CDS encoding amidohydrolase family protein produces MTLPAVLEAADGPRAVDTHAHQPTSEFLHDAGGEMMRDAADRFGADLETDTYEHMIEEYREAGVGRTVLLGWDAETNTGNPPVPNDYVAEVRDTYSDFFVGFGSVDPLKDDCVEEAIRCVEDLDLSGFKFQQIAQGFDPSDPEHEELWATIEDLGVPVVFHGGNSTLGACSPGGRGLKIKYGNPMLIDDVAANYPELQILIAHPAFPWEQEQLAICQQKGNVYMDLSGWMPRYIDDQVLHYAKSLLKDKVMFGTDYPMLEPRPWLEQFAELDFPEDVQRKLLWENAESFLGIE; encoded by the coding sequence ATGACGCTTCCGGCAGTACTCGAGGCCGCCGACGGGCCGAGAGCGGTCGACACCCACGCCCACCAGCCGACCAGCGAGTTCCTCCACGACGCGGGCGGGGAGATGATGCGCGACGCGGCCGACCGCTTCGGGGCCGACCTCGAGACCGACACCTACGAGCACATGATCGAGGAGTACCGCGAGGCGGGCGTCGGGCGGACGGTCCTCCTCGGGTGGGACGCCGAGACCAACACCGGCAATCCGCCAGTCCCCAACGACTACGTCGCCGAGGTTCGGGACACGTACTCGGACTTCTTCGTCGGCTTCGGCTCGGTCGACCCGCTCAAGGACGACTGCGTCGAGGAGGCGATTCGCTGCGTCGAGGACCTCGATCTCTCGGGATTCAAGTTCCAGCAGATTGCCCAGGGCTTCGATCCCTCCGACCCCGAACACGAGGAGCTATGGGCGACCATCGAGGACCTGGGCGTTCCCGTGGTCTTTCACGGCGGGAACTCGACGCTGGGGGCCTGCTCGCCCGGCGGCCGCGGCCTCAAGATCAAGTACGGGAATCCGATGCTGATCGACGACGTGGCGGCGAACTATCCTGAGTTACAGATCCTGATCGCGCACCCGGCGTTCCCCTGGGAACAGGAGCAACTGGCCATCTGCCAGCAGAAGGGCAACGTCTACATGGACCTCTCGGGGTGGATGCCCCGCTACATCGACGACCAGGTGCTCCACTACGCGAAGTCTCTGCTGAAGGACAAGGTCATGTTTGGCACCGACTACCCGATGCTCGAGCCCAGGCCCTGGCTCGAGCAGTTCGCCGAACTTGATTTCCCCGAGGACGTGCAGCGAAAGCTCCTCTGGGAGAACGCCGAGTCGTTCCTGGGCATCGAGTGA
- a CDS encoding ZIP family metal transporter, with the protein MSTLPEVLVIATLAGCATGIGALPTIYTDRVSHSVYDSSLGFAAGVMVGAAVFALIIPGLNLGSPLEVVTGIVAGGAFLLVVNAALPHLHINTGFRDEASGMEGIALLQSDEAAAERAAMDDDRRRALLVGATVTIHNVPEGLAVGIAFASGEAGLGLAIATAIAVQNVPDGFAMAIPAIRAGVSTPKTIFYTTLSGGLPEPIAAAVGFALVAVVTGIFPIAAGFAAGAMIAVVFRELIPSSHGHGYADTATMAFLAGFSVMLVVDTVLAV; encoded by the coding sequence ATGTCGACGCTCCCCGAGGTCCTCGTAATCGCGACGCTCGCTGGTTGTGCGACCGGAATCGGTGCGCTGCCGACGATCTACACCGACCGGGTGAGCCACAGCGTCTACGACAGCTCGCTGGGATTCGCCGCCGGCGTCATGGTCGGCGCGGCAGTCTTCGCGCTGATCATCCCCGGTCTCAACCTCGGCTCGCCGCTCGAGGTCGTCACCGGAATCGTCGCCGGCGGGGCCTTCTTGCTCGTCGTCAACGCCGCGCTTCCCCACCTCCACATCAACACCGGGTTCCGGGACGAAGCCAGCGGAATGGAGGGGATTGCCCTGCTCCAGAGCGATGAGGCCGCGGCCGAACGGGCGGCGATGGACGACGACCGCCGGCGGGCGTTGCTCGTCGGCGCCACCGTCACGATCCACAACGTCCCCGAAGGACTCGCCGTGGGCATTGCCTTCGCCAGCGGCGAGGCGGGACTGGGACTCGCGATCGCGACGGCCATCGCCGTCCAGAACGTCCCCGACGGATTCGCGATGGCGATTCCAGCCATCAGAGCCGGGGTCTCCACCCCGAAGACGATCTTCTATACCACGCTCTCGGGTGGCCTTCCCGAGCCCATCGCGGCCGCGGTCGGCTTCGCTCTCGTGGCGGTCGTCACCGGCATCTTCCCGATTGCGGCGGGCTTCGCCGCCGGCGCGATGATCGCGGTCGTGTTCCGCGAACTCATCCCCTCGAGTCACGGCCACGGCTACGCCGATACCGCGACGATGGCGTTCCTCGCCGGGTTTTCGGTGATGCTGGTCGTCGACACCGTCCTGGCGGTGTGA
- a CDS encoding DUF502 domain-containing protein, with protein sequence MTSWKRDFASGLVVLGPILITLYLLYWLYGIIAGVTPELILDANVLRWLIPDGAFEGAARTREQVAQFLRVVIVLTVLIILTLSMGYLMRTTIGGLVERVLDNVANRVPGLRVVYNASKMAAETAFGEQESLQKPVKVETWNGARMTAFKTGKKTDDGREVLFLPTSPNITTGFVIEVETDRITELDEDVEDALTRVLSAGFGDADRGMDAGISIDVIDERVAQHLESDSDQPSETND encoded by the coding sequence ATGACCTCGTGGAAGCGGGACTTTGCGAGCGGCCTCGTCGTTCTCGGTCCCATTCTCATCACCCTCTACCTCCTCTACTGGCTCTACGGGATCATCGCGGGGGTCACCCCGGAATTGATCCTCGACGCCAACGTGCTCCGATGGCTCATTCCGGACGGAGCGTTCGAGGGTGCGGCCAGAACCCGCGAACAGGTCGCACAGTTCCTGCGGGTCGTCATCGTTCTCACGGTGCTCATCATCCTCACGCTCTCGATGGGGTACCTGATGCGAACGACCATCGGCGGTCTGGTCGAACGCGTCCTGGACAACGTCGCCAACCGCGTGCCTGGCCTCCGGGTCGTCTATAACGCCTCGAAGATGGCTGCCGAAACCGCCTTCGGGGAGCAGGAATCGCTGCAGAAGCCAGTCAAGGTCGAGACCTGGAACGGCGCCCGGATGACGGCGTTCAAAACGGGCAAGAAGACCGACGATGGCCGCGAAGTGCTCTTCTTGCCGACCTCGCCGAACATCACGACGGGGTTCGTCATCGAGGTCGAAACCGACCGCATCACCGAACTCGACGAGGATGTCGAAGACGCTCTGACCCGGGTGCTCAGCGCCGGATTCGGCGACGCGGATCGGGGCATGGACGCCGGCATCTCGATCGACGTGATCGACGAACGCGTCGCACAGCATCTCGAGTCCGACTCCGACCAACCGTCCGAGACGAACGACTGA
- a CDS encoding proline dehydrogenase family protein: MIPPIANRFVAGESPATALEHVRTLNDRNINAIVNLLGEHYDSRSPAAADAAEYRTLVADIGDSNLEACISVKPSQIGLDVGEDVFRDLLEEIVAEATDRDVFVWIDMEDHTTTDVTLDAFEAMTTTYDGNVGVCVQANLERTREDVERLADLPGKVRFVKGAYDEPAEIAYKDKAAVNRAYRELLEYAFEHFEDGIAVGSHDPAMIEHAIDLHEEYGTDFELQMLMGVREDAQEELAAEYEMWQYVPYGGRWKSYFYRRVMERKENLFFVLRAILDR, encoded by the coding sequence ATGATCCCGCCCATCGCGAATCGGTTCGTCGCCGGGGAGTCACCCGCGACGGCCCTTGAGCACGTGCGGACCCTGAACGACCGGAACATCAACGCCATCGTCAACCTGCTCGGCGAACACTACGACTCCCGGTCGCCGGCGGCGGCCGACGCGGCCGAGTACCGCACGCTCGTCGCGGACATCGGCGACTCGAACCTCGAGGCCTGCATCTCGGTAAAACCTTCTCAGATCGGCCTCGACGTGGGCGAGGACGTCTTTCGCGACCTGCTCGAGGAAATCGTCGCGGAGGCCACAGATCGAGACGTGTTCGTCTGGATCGACATGGAGGATCACACGACGACCGACGTCACCCTCGACGCCTTCGAGGCGATGACGACGACCTACGACGGCAACGTCGGCGTCTGCGTGCAGGCGAACCTCGAGCGGACTCGCGAGGACGTCGAACGTCTCGCCGACTTGCCAGGCAAGGTTCGGTTCGTCAAAGGAGCCTACGACGAACCGGCCGAAATCGCCTACAAGGACAAAGCAGCCGTCAATCGTGCCTACCGGGAACTGCTCGAGTACGCCTTCGAGCACTTCGAGGACGGCATCGCCGTCGGCAGTCACGATCCGGCGATGATCGAGCACGCAATCGACCTCCACGAGGAGTACGGGACCGACTTCGAACTCCAGATGCTCATGGGCGTTCGCGAGGACGCCCAGGAGGAACTCGCGGCGGAGTACGAGATGTGGCAGTACGTTCCCTACGGCGGCCGGTGGAAGTCGTACTTCTACCGACGGGTCATGGAACGCAAGGAGAACCTGTTTTTCGTCCTGCGGGCGATCCTCGACCGGTAA
- a CDS encoding CDP-2,3-bis-(O-geranylgeranyl)-sn-glycerol synthase: protein MAVLETIVVAFWAMVPAYVPNNAAVLAGGGRPIDGGRTLNSKRLLGDGKTWRGTAVGTTVGLILAAVLTLIASDASEALGFEVPTFTALAALGLAGGAMLGDILASFLKRRTGRDRGAMFPIVDQLDFVVVSLPVTALLDIDWFLSVFTWEVILVVVVITPLLHVLTNVIAYRLGLKDEPW from the coding sequence ATGGCAGTACTCGAGACGATCGTAGTCGCGTTCTGGGCGATGGTGCCCGCGTACGTGCCGAACAACGCGGCGGTGCTCGCCGGCGGCGGTCGGCCGATCGACGGTGGTCGAACCCTCAACAGTAAGCGACTGCTGGGCGACGGCAAGACCTGGCGTGGGACGGCGGTGGGGACGACGGTCGGCCTGATCCTGGCGGCGGTGTTGACGCTGATCGCCAGTGACGCGAGCGAGGCGCTCGGCTTCGAGGTGCCGACGTTCACGGCGCTCGCGGCGCTCGGACTCGCTGGCGGGGCGATGCTCGGGGACATCCTCGCCTCGTTTCTCAAGCGTCGAACGGGCCGGGACCGCGGGGCGATGTTCCCAATCGTCGATCAACTGGATTTCGTCGTCGTCTCGCTCCCGGTGACGGCCCTGCTCGACATCGACTGGTTTCTGTCCGTATTCACCTGGGAGGTCATCCTCGTCGTCGTCGTCATCACGCCGCTGTTGCACGTCCTGACGAACGTGATCGCGTACAGGCTCGGGTTGAAGGACGAACCCTGGTAG
- the pyrE gene encoding orotate phosphoribosyltransferase, which produces MTNQALIDALRDADAVRYGEFELSHGGTSDYYVDKYLFETDPRCLELIAEAFAERLEARADAKLGGVALGGVPLAAATSVAAGVPYVIARKQRKDYGTANLIEGRLKEGEEVVVVEDIVTTGTSLVDAVEALRRAGATVERALVVVDRQEGGRENVEAAGLEMEALVTAEELLADRD; this is translated from the coding sequence ATGACGAACCAGGCACTCATCGACGCCCTTCGTGACGCCGACGCGGTTCGATACGGCGAGTTCGAACTCTCCCACGGCGGCACCAGCGACTACTACGTCGACAAGTACCTCTTCGAGACCGACCCACGCTGTCTCGAGTTGATCGCCGAGGCCTTCGCCGAGCGACTCGAGGCCAGGGCCGACGCGAAACTCGGCGGGGTCGCCCTCGGCGGCGTCCCGCTGGCGGCCGCGACGAGCGTCGCCGCCGGCGTTCCCTACGTCATCGCCCGGAAGCAGCGCAAGGACTACGGGACGGCGAACCTGATCGAGGGCCGACTCAAGGAGGGCGAAGAAGTCGTCGTCGTCGAGGACATCGTCACGACGGGCACGAGTCTGGTAGACGCGGTCGAGGCGCTACGCAGGGCGGGTGCGACCGTCGAGCGCGCGCTCGTCGTCGTGGACCGGCAGGAGGGTGGCCGCGAGAACGTCGAAGCCGCGGGCCTCGAGATGGAGGCACTGGTGACGGCGGAGGAGTTGCTGGCCGACCGCGACTGA
- a CDS encoding class I SAM-dependent methyltransferase, whose translation MPPDESPTVEDAYDKLAETYKTQEENPYCADLEFPATTELVPDVADKRVLDAGCGHGRYADWLAERGADVLAVDRNTEMLEQARRRIGERAEIRQVDITEPLEFADDGTFDGVICGLSLHYVEDWRQPFAEFARILRPGGFLVFSAQHPVDEYIAFEAENYFDVERERMTWSASGEDIEVPFYRRPFSEVVNSLVETGFHLDELVEPKPRESFKEKKPESYEKRLKYPTFLCVRASKPD comes from the coding sequence ATGCCACCCGATGAGAGTCCTACCGTGGAGGACGCATACGACAAACTGGCGGAGACGTACAAGACGCAAGAAGAAAACCCGTACTGTGCCGACCTCGAGTTTCCTGCGACGACGGAACTCGTTCCTGACGTCGCGGACAAACGAGTCCTCGATGCGGGTTGTGGACACGGTCGGTACGCAGACTGGTTGGCCGAGCGGGGAGCGGACGTTCTCGCTGTCGACAGGAACACCGAGATGCTCGAACAGGCAAGACGACGAATCGGCGAGCGAGCAGAAATTCGCCAGGTCGACATCACGGAGCCTCTCGAGTTCGCCGACGACGGAACGTTCGACGGTGTCATCTGCGGCCTTTCGCTCCATTACGTCGAAGACTGGCGACAGCCCTTCGCGGAGTTCGCTCGCATCCTCCGGCCAGGCGGATTCCTCGTGTTTTCGGCGCAACATCCAGTCGATGAGTACATTGCGTTCGAAGCCGAGAACTACTTCGACGTCGAACGGGAACGAATGACGTGGTCCGCCTCTGGCGAGGACATTGAGGTTCCCTTCTATCGTCGGCCATTTTCTGAGGTCGTCAACTCGCTCGTCGAAACTGGGTTCCACCTGGACGAACTGGTCGAACCGAAGCCGAGAGAGTCCTTCAAAGAGAAAAAGCCAGAATCGTACGAGAAACGGTTAAAATACCCGACGTTCCTGTGTGTTCGGGCATCGAAACCCGACTAA